The following DNA comes from Malania oleifera isolate guangnan ecotype guangnan chromosome 12, ASM2987363v1, whole genome shotgun sequence.
CTGCaagcagcaggcagcagcgctgctttccccctctccccagtccccacacccatctgccattcaaagggtaaaatggaaagttacaaactgaccttgaaaatttgttgggCGAAGCAAAAAGAAGGCTTTgaagcctgagagtgagcacaccgaggctaccgagcagatctactcatcttTGCACTTCGCAGCCTTCCAGGACTCAGGAATTGCAGACTTGCAGTTCCAGCAACTTGGCGAGTCACCGGCGACGGCGACAGGTCTGCAGcagctccgccagtcgtcgcagtcggcaccttcctccgctagtcgtcgcagtcgccaccagccagcctctcgatttcagcttcggagcttggagtcatcgctgCTTCGTGCTTCGCAGCCTTCGCTCCTTCGAGGCTCCTCCGAGTTCCCTCGAatccctcccctctctcggtctgaCTCGACTCCCAGGCCCCAGCGTATGAGACACTCTAACActaacactcaacacccacagaacttttcattatgttttttttttttaaattatattttgttgcacccacagcacttttcattctatttttttttttaaattatattttgttgtaaaataggtttgttaaattgaatttaaaaaaaaaagtaatttaatagagtaaaaaattagaaatcattaataattatgtaaaataaaatttccttaatttataaatattttaattgtattatattttttgaaagataattatgaaaattaattccatgacatagcaagcaattattaatagtatataattaatattttttaaggttagtaaataattaatatttaccaataataattgaagccttttttataataatatttgaatatcctattatccactactgcattcaccatctaaacaaagcattaaaataatgtatgtacacaagacatccatgtgatggcattttatattatctaggcttaattgagctctatttttcaccattcttaaagaattccaaggaatactctgcacaattattataatatttagtcttaggatttgccaaacttatagaaataaaattaattcatggcaccaattggataacatactatttatgtcagcaggacaaagtggtcattttgataaagaagatatcatattcactcccatctattgaaaaaatattaaataatattcatattataaaagaaaaaaaaattaaataacatctgtcacccattttatgttacatgtgtatacttgccatttcttgagtagggtgaccctgtttattaatattttttaagttttaaaacatcattttgaccttaaatttaaaattaggtaaaataaatgtttacatctattttttgtttttagttatcaaataaaataaaaattgataacttaataaaaaaaaaattaacctaatagttaatacattaataaatctgatttttactaattactattggaatttgtagaaaattttaattttaatccatatactgagaaaatgcttaaaatattaaatagtcaatttgtaatatatggatctctatttgtgatgctgtgatgtatatgaaagtagagcaaaaatatttttcacttttaaaattacaatgttaatttcttatagttataaatgaaaataaaatcaagctataaaaaataatgaaaatatctttttaaagataaaggaatatattttttttgtaataaaatatctaatattttataattttgtttatttaaatataaaaataataaacattacttattatttttaatcaaatattatactttatttttacgtaataagtatttaaaattaggactatttagtacttattatttaatatttactaaattactaattatattattcctgccattgtaggaaggttgtaactttgtattttctttatattttgtgtagagatcatcaaattaagtctatcaatatgtcacgtgatagaggaaataaAAACTTACCTAGtaaggatattggatggcattttggtactgcggtggacggtaatagacatgttattatgtgtaagttaagtgagaagataatcaaagggggcattacacgcttgaaacaacacttggcacataaaaagggtcaagtagctggatgctcaaatgtgaccacacaagtaagtgaacaaatgatgaaacatctacaacagtatgctgagaagaaaagagataaaaaaaaaaggcaagaagaagcagaagcccaaattagaggagattttgagaatttgagcgatgaagaagatttggaagaagaaagtatgagatttgctcgacaagaaagcatgcgatcacaacaacaatgggaagagagacaaagatttcgagcaagaacaactggaaggggtaatatttatgaagagggaggtggctctgcaGTGGTGCTACCaatggtttcaatagagcaggagctcgatcttatagtgatcgagaagctggaggtagtggacgacaatggatcaatcctgatgcccctgaagctagactaaaggcaatggatcctattttagaaagaagcaagagtgcgaaacaaccaaaaatcaacacagagttactgaaaggtttaagaagtaaattaggaaaagcagttggaaaattcctaatttataatcggattccagcctatgcttgatattgctgcaaaggttggaaagggggtgaagggtccatcaccctatgagatatctgaaatttatttggagcaagagtatcaagaaatgaaaaattatatagcttttttgctggaatttgaaaggagagaggtgtaacacttatgtgtgatggttggtcaagACCAACTaaaaaacacattataaactttttagtttattgcaagaggcaccgtgtttcacaAATCAATTGATGCCTCTaatgtgccaagcagaacagctgaacATTATTTCaagtaattttctaattttaattgtatatgcaaatagtattatggacttgcatgtttttaattaaatagtagtaattattgaatctataatttcatttcagattaatggacgaggtggttgaagaaattggagaggagaatgttatCCAaatagtgactgataatgaagctgcaatgaaggcatgaggaaaattattaatgcagaagaggcccaatctctactggacagcatgtgcagctcattgcataaaccttattcttgaagatattggtaagaaaagtaacgtgaagaaggtgttagaagatgcaagaacaataacctcatttatttacaaccacacatgaacagtgaatttcatgaagaaattcacaaataatagagagttacttcgccctgccatcactcgatttgccacaaatttcattgctttggagactattgtcaggcataaacaagcactaagggaaatgtttacatctgatgcttggaaaaactcaaggtttggaatggcaaaatcagaCCCAGCATatgattaaaagaaaattatcttaggcaaagagttttggcaaaacgcctctaatataattaaagtgcaagaacccttggtgaaagttcttaaattggttgatggtgatgaaaaaccaaccatgggcttcatatacgagaCAATTGATAGGGcaaagttggccattcaaaaagatcgccggttttacaaagactattggaaaattattgacaaccggtggagttttcagttgcaccaagatttgcacgctgctggtaagtgtaaatcaaatacaatttcttattattttaacttttaaattatgcatagttgcattagaaaactattgattaatatgtttctaaatttaattgtagggtattttttgaacccacaatttctttatggtgccccaccctcccctaaagttgctagagaagtcatggatggagttaaaaaagtgataaccaagttggtacccgatatagatactcaaattcgggctattaatcaagtaagtattggttccattaaattgaataatgaattgttctagtattctgtaatacttttaagaataattattaatacatttaattaattaattatatttcacaatcatccttttttagttgttgctatatcgagataggcagaagacttttggaaccccgttggctcaaaggacaatgaaacaaacaaatcctagtaaatatggctatatagctaaataatggagaattactctattttctctctttgtgttcaaatttgacttttgaaatacgctatactaacataaaactctttttaattatttatgcagctgaatggtggattcattatggcttgtgtgctcctaagctccaaagaatagcaattagagttcttagccagaccacatcagcttcgaactgtgagcgtaattggagcacctttagcctcatccataggaaaacaagaaatagattaaagtacatgagactacaaaaacttgttttcgtacattacaacatgaggttaaagttaagacgtacaatgagaaaaagccaacgagaaattgaagagggtttcaatcctatcaatttggactacattttcgaagaagatgatcctttaagtcaatggttagaggagagagagacaccactactcgacggtcaggacaattcaaattggttaaatgaagaggttggtggtactacagaaggagatgatcaaccaccaataaacgcgcatgatgattcaagttcaagccctgaacgtacacaaagtgatgacaatcttggtttgagcccaccaagtgatgatgatggtaatagtggtgctagagctggggttggggggggtggaagtggtggtggtggaggcggcggtgtagaatataattatggatatgatacagggacatcatttggaagggatatatatccttctgatccttatggactacatgacatacctgaaaattatgacttgggtattcctccagggaaccaatcttcacaacccaggagaaggaatgctcgtggtgaccctagcgattctactaaagattcatatggtgtggttcgtagtttggtttagatggttcatcatcacaatcatatggatctcatccagcatatccacattatgcatctcgtgactcacatttttatcccagtggatcaggaatctcaggatctagtgagtcttcttctacacactacccagagccagcccctgccccaacttatagacattattcaggagaattttcatcaccagtacattttcaagagcaacaacaaaatgacgcaaacttgggttcattcaactatgtatttccacaaggatggggagataatttcccatcccaatctcaagatacagatgcaaattatgaagaccctccacgtcattctttttggtggtgacatgtgttatgttataaatttgtaatattgtattcatgtattttcaactatttattgatatttgatattaattactttttaaattcatgtatgtgtaatgtgtatattaaGTATTAAGtttattgagtattgattcatttttagtaactttatgactttaattaattgattcttacatttctacatccttttactcattaaagtaatgtaaactataaaaaaaatatgcttttttttgtaaacagcgcactaaaattaatataaaaatcataatgcctattaaaaagcatttgtaggttgaatgaaagccttcaaaattcattaaaaatcatgtattaatggatttcatgcttatttttaaattttggcatggttgtgcatgcatgAAAAAAATTTACGACTGTTACGCCCGCTTCctgttacgtaacacccgcgtctcccacgacccgcgaccgtttcgcgacgttacccgcgaccgcgatttcgaaccatggtcTCATCCTAACCCATTCGTCCTCAGTCAGTACTATCATTTACAATATGGGTCCTTGATGCATTTATTTCTATCTTGAATTTTCTTCTCAATATATACGTATCCATCCCAGCATCCTTATTCCAGCTAAACTCAACTCTACAGTAACCCCATGCATCCATCACTCATTTTGCTTACTCAAGACATGTTACACAAGCACACTTTACGATACAAGATTCAACCTACCAAATAACTTCTCTTCAGTAAGAACTAACAACTCCATTCACACAACTGATTCGCAAACATTCCCACTTTTCCAAAAAATCAACCCATAAATCATTTTCCTCTAAACAACACCGCCTTTACGTCATATCCAATTTTGATACCGCTATTTTCTTTACGCTATCATTAATTTCAATCATTTACACTTGTGTAATTGGGGCGTAATTGAAAATTTACAAGGAATGATGGTGCAAAAATAAAGAGGACTTTAGTGATAACTTATAGCTCCCTCATAATTACCTTCCTTCAAAACTAATTGGCCACTGCTCATGCAGGATTACAACTGTACAGCCACCACAAAAACCTTGCTACATCATAATTTGTGACCAGCCTTACAGCACAAACATGaattttttcttcattctttgtTGTTTGACAGATTTTTCTCAACACAGAGCAACAATGCAAAGCATCAGTATTCTAAGCACAAAGACAGCTCTTGTCAAGGTCCACTGTCAATCTTTACAATTCCTGTTTctgccaaaatttcataaacaatGCATACCGTGTTTTCTATCTATAACCAACTTATACTACAACCTTATTCAAGTCATTTCTCCATGAGTTCTGCCATTTACTCCGATTTGTCAATTAATACTATGTCACCAGCTACATTCACTAGATAGAGAAGGAAAATACATCTTCCTTGATATATTATTGTCTAcagaagaaagagaaaataaatgtAGAAGACATACCTTTCCTAACTTTTCTGGAGTCAATTCTTGGAACCTTGGCACAATTCTCCCCCCTACAAAGATACAACAAGGTTGTAGTGTGAATAAAAACAGAGTAAAAAAGATAGCAACTGTAATAAGTAATATAAGTATAGAAATCTGAATTCATTCAAACCTGTGGCTATTGCTATCAACTCCAACTCTACACCACCAACCCAACGGACAGCAGGCAAATTTCTATGCATTAACAAATGATTTGCTTCATCATCAAACCCCCATTGACAGATGACCAAGGTGGCACCAACATCCTGTAACTCAAGTCAGAATCAGGAGTATATAAGATATACATCTACATCCCAGCTTAATGATCACAGAAGAAAATTACCCATACAATCAAAAGGAAACAGATCTGAGACAAATTCATAAAAGAAGGGCAGCCTAGTGCACAAAGGTCCCGCATATGTGGCATTCAGAGAAGGGACGGACCACagtgggtctatagtacgcagccttaccttgattttttgcaAGAGGCTATTTCCACACTTCAAACCCATGACCTCCAAGGCATGCGGTGACAACTTTACCATTGCACCTAGGCTACCCTTATCTGAGTCAAAttcataaatatgaaaatatatataatattaaatacatGCGATCAGCTAACCCCACCTTGCATTTTTTAACCATGTCATCAAAGTACTGCTGCTCTTGTTCACGCAAGGTCTGGAACTTTTCAACTGTATCAATATCAACCTTATGCTTAGTCTTTGGCTTTGGTGGCTCAAAAGGGCAAGTCAATATAGCAATTTTTGCATCTTCAATTTGCTTTGGCATCTGTGGATGGCTCATATCCTTGTCAACAATTATCCCATATATAAGTTCAGTATCTTCCAGCTTCCCCCCAACTTTGCCTTCAACTTTAATCATATCTAAGTTAACATCCTTCCTCTCTAAATCAGCAACAGCCAGAACAGCTTTAACAGCAATTTCTGCCAAACTGCGCTTGCATCGATTCACACTGCAATGTAAAGTACAATGGCTGTTTTACATTCACATCTACCTAAAACATCTAACAGTACAATCACTTCAAAAGTTGCTCTGATGTCGTCATGAGTCTATAACAATGTCATTAGTCATGTAAATTACATAATCATCTAAAAGTAGCTGTATTATCATCATGGCAAATGTATTTAATCATGGGTAAtttcaagcaaaaaaaaaaacatacaattcaaaataaaataaaattacaattgCCATTACCATTCCTAATACACCAATTTCCAAAGTATCCACCGCCCATTCACGTCAATAACTTTTGCATCCCAGAAAAAGCTATTGGATATCAAAATAAAATTGGCAGTTCACCAAAGTCAAAAAAGAGCTCATGAACAGTGTTCACCCAACTCTGACTCTAGGAGCTATTTCTCTTCCGGAAAGAAATAAGTTTGGATTaactaaaaagtaaaagttaggGTTCTCTACCTAATTAAATGCAGCCATCGCCCAACATCATACTCCCTAAGCTCACATAGCCATCACTGCATTATAATTCTTCGTTTGATCTTAATTTCTGCATTGCAATCTAGAAAAAGCTATTGGATATCAAAATAAAATTGGCAGGTTCACCCATGTCAAAAAGAGCTCGTGAACAGTGTTCACCCAACTCTTGAGTCTAAGAGTTATTTCTATGGTGAAAAGAAACTAGTGTGGATCaactaaaaagtaaaaaattagaGTTCTCTCCCTAACTAATGCAGCTTTCACCCATCATCGCATTCCCTAAACTCATACAGCCATCaatgcattctaattctttgtttGATCTCAATTTCTGCATCAAAATTTAGGCTTCAATTAATAAAGAAAACTAACTCCTACAGCATAGAACTACCTCAATGTCCACTTACCGTGGGCAAACAGTCCACAAACCCATGTCTAAGACAGGGAGGGCAGCCAATGACAAATTTTTTTCTAGTAAAAGAGACAGGAAATGTTCTAGAAAATGGAAAGGAAAGATAAAGAATTTGTCACTAAGCTATCATTAAACTTCAACTTTAAACAAAACGAATCTATGAATGAATGGCAATGAATAAGACAggaaacaaacaaataaataaataaatcaagcAAGAAACAAATTGTGGACAAATTCTCATTATAAACAGGAGATAATTAGCATGCTGTGGAATGTTAATGAAATACCATTCTACTCTCCTAGAGAAATATGGCAAGAACACAAAATATTTTTATGCCAATGACCATGTGAAAGCATGTTGGAGGACTACAAAGGGGTGACTTACATCTTTGAGGATAAAGTAGTCATGCAAGTTTGAACCAAAGGCTCTATATTTGTAACTCCAAAATCAAACTTCTGAGCTATGTGCTCTAAATGTTCAACTGCTATCCTTGAAGCCATTTCAAAGCCCTCTGCAATCCGAATGGGATGAATACCACGTTCTAATAAACGTTCAGCCTGCTCTAGAAGCGCACCGGCCATAACAACTACTCCTGTTGTGCCATCACCAATTTCATAGTCCTGACTCCGAGATAGTTCAACCATTAGCTTCGCTATCTGATTGTCAACATCCATCTGCTCCAAAATTGTTGCCCCATCATTTGCTGATAACAATACATTTGTAAAAAGTTAGTTAACCCAGAAGCTAAAAGATCCTAAAAGGAATAATTTTTTTAACCATGGAGTAGcggaaaaatcattttttttttaattttccaagcCATGAAAGAGAAGCCAAAGAGTACTGTTTGTGAAAGGTTAATCACAATAATTTGCATAAGAACTGACTTGTTCAGCTCTAAAAGACGCCACAAACCAGCAAGATGCTAGGAGAAATGAATCGGTTTTGAACCTCGGATAAGAATCTCAAAGAACAACTAATCCATATGCGAGATACTTGCCCATACCTTCAAGAATACAATGGCTACAACTACAACATTTTAAAGCCTCGTTATGCCATTTTCTAGATAAACTGGTTTAACTACTTCACTGTTTTCCAAGCAACGAACGAAATCACATTTGGGATCATTACAGCCTCCTCTAATAACCCTAATAAATCTACACCAAAACTTCATTGCCAATTCACAAGCCATAgatcaacaagaaaataaagaatCAAAGCCCTAAACAAGCCCAAGTTCGAGACATTCGTGGAGTAAGAGAATGGTAAACTAACTGATAGTGACATCGCCGTCGGGGCTTTGAAGCATCTTGTCCATTCCCTTGGGACCGAGGGAAGTCCGGAGGATGCGAGCAACGGCTTTTCCGGCGGAAATGTTGGCTTTCTGAGCATCCAAACCCCTCAACCTGCTCTTCTGCTCCTGCTCCTTTATTATTATGAAAGGTCGTCCGAACTCGTCGAACGCTAACGCCATTTTCTTCcactttctttcttcttccttcctcgCTTTCCACGCAGCAACTACCTGATCGAAGAATTCGACGGCGGAGACAGAAGGGAAAGTAGAGAGAGGGATAGAGTGATGATGAAACAGAGGTGCGTAGAAGCTTTGAGAAGTAAATAGCTGTCTTCGAACTGGGGCGCTGTGCTTCCAAAGCCCTAATAAGACCCGGAACAAGGTACTCGGATCCGATTTTGATCCATTTACCCGATTATCCCCTGCGTGTTTGGCCTTTCCTAGGcgtaaatcattttaaaaattgaacaaaACCTTCAAATTATATTTAGGGAGTATGAATTCAGACTTTGAATTGAATTTAggtaaattttaataaattttaagataattttgtatttcattttattcCAATTCAATGCAACTCCAAATCTCATGTCTCTCTAAACATAAGATTATATTAtacttgaataaaataaaatatataattatattaatcttttaaaaaaaattacacaaatctaaatttaaaatttgaaattcatactctcaaatgtaactttaaaataatttatattttttgaaaaggcTATAATTTATAGCATgaattttttaaatgataaaagtttatattttttatgttcATCTATTTATACCCGCACAGTTGTGCTAGAACCACGAGACACGTGAGCTGAGCTGGATAGGCGTGAGCTGCAAGTTGGAGACGCGTTCGCAAGCTGTAAACAGCAGCCATTTATTTTAGATGAATGTAATTCCTGAGTTTTGATTTATTGTGCTTTATTGTGATTAATTATCAGTTACCTATAAATAGAGAAACTGTTGAGAGATAGTATGTACAGAGAAAAGCATAGAAGtagaagagagtgtgaggaagagatAAGAGAGGCCTGAGAGAATTGTATTTTCTTTCCCAACAGTttaagtgaattgtggtgtgctccaAAGACGTAGGTCGAAtttgaccaaaccacgtaaatttctggtgtctcaatttttctgattgctcacagggtcctaacaagtggtattagagactGATTTAGAGTAGAAAGGTCAGATTAGAGTTTTTCACCGAAATCAGAGCTCTGTTCAGTGgctcaaaattgaaatttgaggCCACTATCACGTTCACCTCGCCGAGACAAAGCCAACGGTGCAAGCCAAAGCTCGAAAGGAGTTCAGAGTGGTTCGTGACCACGCCAACACGCACTTTCTCGGAGTGGTTCGTGTCCTCACGCGCCATCGCACACCGATGACCTGCCGGCCACGCGTTTTCCTCACCCGGCCACCTTGACCCGACCCGGCGACCCGCTCCAGACTCGGACCAACCTGATCCCCGCTCCAGACCCGAACCGCACCCGACCGAATTCGTATCCGATCTAACCCGACCAGTCCACGTCAGCGGCGTATTGTCAGCATCGTGTCAGCTACCACGTCATCTGCCACGTTAGTAGTGGGACCCACTGACTCTGCCAGCAGGTGGGCCCCACGATGCCATGTCAACAGTGGACCCCACACCTACCACGTCAACAACCATTGACCAAATTTGATTAGGTTTGACctaatatttgattgggtttttcGGAGTTattttgggtccatttttcgaacgacttgaaccatttctaaggtttttgacCATTTTGGATCCAACTGTACTATCCATTTGAACTAATTTCATATCTAAATCAGCGAATCGAGATATTAAATGAAAAAAGCTCAAAGATCGTGATGTTCAACGGCAACAATTTCAGTTTCTCGAAAATGAATATTGAAGATTACTTATTTGGGAAGGACTTgtacttaccattgaagggtaagccaacatctatgaacgaggacgagtgggagttgcttgatcgaaaagctcttgGAGCCATCGGAATGACGTTGTTAAAGTCTGTGGCATTTAATATCAAagatatatcatccaccaagtctttgATGGATGCATTTTCTAATATGTACGAACAGCCGTCAGCCGctaataaggtacatcttatgaaaatattttttactatgaccatgtctgcaggtgaaattTTTAGTaaacatttgaataatttcaacgagttgtcggatcaactcgtcTCAGTCGAgattacatttgatagtgagatttgTGCCCTACttattctcagtcagttgcctaaAATTTGGAATGGTGTTATCACTGCAATCAGTAGCTCCGCACGGAAATCAAAGCTTGTAATCTAGTCAAACCATggttccacttcaagttcagccttaaacatggaaagtcgaggcagaggaaacaggcatggacgatcaaacaaccgtcgcagatctaggcccaggcggcCTAAATCCAAAATTTCCAGAGGTTCTTAGAACACAGGTTCTCGgagcacaaaaattattgagtgctggaactgtggaaaaattggtcattacaagaaccagtgcaaaaGTCTGAAGAAAGAAGAGCAAAAAGGAGTTTTGGGTGTTAGActatggagcttcattccatgtcACTTGTAGTAAAGATTG
Coding sequences within:
- the LOC131144657 gene encoding T-complex protein 1 subunit epsilon — protein: MALAFDEFGRPFIIIKEQEQKSRLRGLDAQKANISAGKAVARILRTSLGPKGMDKMLQSPDGDVTITNDGATILEQMDVDNQIAKLMVELSRSQDYEIGDGTTGVVVMAGALLEQAERLLERGIHPIRIAEGFEMASRIAVEHLEHIAQKFDFGVTNIEPLVQTCMTTLSSKIVNRCKRSLAEIAVKAVLAVADLERKDVNLDMIKVEGKVGGKLEDTELIYGIIVDKDMSHPQMPKQIEDAKIAILTCPFEPPKPKTKHKVDIDTVEKFQTLREQEQQYFDDMVKKCKDVGATLVICQWGFDDEANHLLMHRNLPAVRWVGGVELELIAIATGGRIVPRFQELTPEKLGKAGLVREKSFGTTKDRMLYIEHCANSRAVTIFIRGGNKMMVEETKRSIHDALCVARNIIRNNSIVYGGGSAEISCSIAVEAAADRYPGVEQYAIRAFGDALDSIPMALAENSGLQPIETLSAVKSQQVKENNPYCGVDCNDVGTNDMREQNVFETLIGKQQQILLATQVVKMILKIDDVISPIDY